A DNA window from Paenibacillus andongensis contains the following coding sequences:
- a CDS encoding ABC transporter substrate-binding protein, which produces MNKKFLVLPLAATMLAASIVGCSKESSKPAESTAPKGNTAESTASAKKKDPVTLNIRFFGTENGHYRAVDPAFKEFEKRTKDTLNTNLNVVWTPPADYGTKHQLWMTSGEDVDLFIPWELNKFAKDGVLADLGKYFNNPQYPGLQKAFSPEYINDNKIFGKTYAIPITNTFMDMEGVIYRKDLLKKYGMKDISSYDDLYNYLEKVKENEKDMVPYGNYGNTAFFKLFTDINAQQLEGKVFPFTGIGNPKKNFVYAQIADDGKSVAGVAALGDPASEWANFNPKYGLDYLMNEFNQAKRFNKFIPADTLANPGGLAGKEELVAAGYVTVGGFKGAADKIKAKNPNAELGFWPIFKNNQEMKPGTQSTDGKAWNFIAIPASSKKIDRTMEFLDWIFSNQENNDLFAYGIKGTNWEPVGTNQWKVPDGVDPAKNYAFPGYQLTWNPTLNRIPAGLPEQVQKYYEYQFKPDTFKKNVLAGFTFDQEPVKSEFAKCNTVMDKYLPFLLSGFGDVNENLSKMNADLKASGVDKIKAELTKQINAFLAQKK; this is translated from the coding sequence ATGAACAAAAAGTTCTTGGTATTGCCGCTTGCTGCAACAATGCTTGCCGCTTCAATCGTTGGATGCAGCAAGGAATCAAGCAAGCCGGCTGAAAGCACTGCGCCTAAAGGCAATACGGCAGAAAGTACTGCATCCGCAAAAAAGAAGGACCCGGTTACGCTTAATATTCGTTTCTTCGGGACGGAAAACGGGCATTACCGCGCTGTCGATCCCGCCTTTAAAGAGTTTGAGAAACGGACGAAGGATACTCTTAATACGAACTTGAATGTGGTATGGACACCGCCTGCCGACTATGGTACCAAGCATCAATTGTGGATGACATCGGGAGAAGATGTCGACCTCTTTATCCCGTGGGAATTGAACAAATTCGCCAAAGACGGCGTATTGGCAGATTTGGGTAAATACTTTAACAACCCTCAATATCCCGGACTTCAGAAAGCATTTTCACCAGAATATATCAATGACAATAAAATCTTTGGCAAAACCTATGCCATTCCGATTACAAACACGTTTATGGATATGGAAGGCGTAATTTACAGAAAAGATTTATTAAAGAAGTACGGAATGAAGGATATCAGCAGTTATGACGATTTGTATAACTACCTTGAAAAAGTAAAAGAAAACGAAAAAGACATGGTACCATATGGTAACTACGGAAATACAGCTTTCTTTAAATTATTTACCGATATCAATGCACAACAGCTGGAGGGGAAAGTATTTCCATTTACCGGCATCGGAAATCCGAAGAAAAATTTCGTTTACGCTCAAATAGCCGATGATGGGAAATCCGTTGCAGGTGTGGCAGCTCTTGGAGATCCGGCATCGGAATGGGCGAACTTTAATCCCAAATACGGTCTGGATTATCTGATGAACGAGTTTAATCAAGCGAAGCGGTTTAACAAATTTATCCCGGCAGATACCTTAGCAAACCCGGGTGGACTAGCAGGTAAGGAAGAGTTAGTAGCTGCCGGATATGTAACAGTAGGTGGTTTCAAGGGAGCTGCAGACAAAATAAAGGCAAAGAATCCGAACGCTGAACTAGGTTTCTGGCCTATTTTTAAGAACAATCAAGAAATGAAACCAGGCACTCAATCTACGGATGGCAAGGCGTGGAACTTCATTGCCATACCTGCTTCTTCCAAGAAAATTGACAGAACCATGGAATTCCTGGATTGGATTTTCTCCAATCAGGAGAACAATGATTTATTTGCTTACGGTATAAAAGGTACAAACTGGGAGCCTGTAGGAACGAATCAGTGGAAGGTTCCGGATGGAGTCGATCCGGCGAAAAATTACGCTTTCCCCGGTTACCAGTTGACCTGGAATCCGACATTAAACAGAATCCCTGCCGGATTGCCGGAGCAAGTTCAAAAATATTATGAATATCAATTTAAACCGGATACATTTAAGAAAAATGTACTGGCCGGATTTACATTTGATCAAGAGCCTGTAAAAAGTGAATTTGCCAAATGTAACACCGTTATGGATAAGTATCTTCCATTTTTACTGTCCGGCTTCGGCGACGTGAATGAGAACTTGTCGAAGATGAATGCGGATTTGAAGGCTTCAGGTGTAGATAAAATTAAAGCAGAATTAACGAAACAAATTAACGCCTTCCTCGCTCAAAAGAAGTAA
- a CDS encoding carbohydrate ABC transporter permease: MKTNLENKVIDLFSYLFMAIFSIFCIVPFILIISSSLSDEKAVQKTGFVLIPKEFSLFAYKVIFQDNAIFNAYKTTIIFTVLGTILCLILTSAMAYALSVKTFTHRNKIAFFVYFTMLFNGGLIPSYLLTAKYLGLRDNILVYILPVLINPFNMFLLRNFFKQIPDSLAESAKIDGANDIYILFKIILPLAKPALATIGLFYGLGFWNEWFTATLYIDSKDLYSLQYMIMKVLREVDFMNQMNEMQGLVMANYIVPANTAKMATAVVTVGPIIFVYPFIQKYFVKGLVVGAVKG; encoded by the coding sequence ATGAAAACCAACCTGGAGAATAAAGTAATAGATTTATTTTCTTATCTTTTCATGGCTATATTTTCAATATTTTGCATTGTGCCTTTTATCCTTATTATATCAAGCTCCTTATCAGACGAAAAAGCTGTACAAAAGACCGGCTTTGTTCTTATTCCAAAAGAATTCTCGTTATTTGCTTACAAGGTCATATTTCAGGATAACGCAATATTCAACGCTTACAAGACAACGATCATTTTCACGGTTCTGGGTACAATCCTTTGCCTGATCCTTACCAGTGCTATGGCTTATGCCCTTTCTGTTAAAACTTTCACTCACAGAAACAAGATTGCTTTTTTCGTGTATTTTACGATGCTGTTTAACGGAGGTTTGATCCCTTCGTATCTTCTAACCGCCAAATATTTAGGCTTAAGAGACAATATCTTGGTTTATATTCTACCGGTGTTGATTAATCCGTTTAATATGTTTCTGTTAAGAAATTTCTTCAAGCAAATCCCGGATTCGCTGGCGGAGTCCGCCAAAATAGATGGAGCTAATGACATCTATATTTTATTTAAAATCATCCTTCCATTAGCAAAACCTGCATTGGCAACGATCGGGTTGTTTTATGGACTCGGTTTCTGGAACGAATGGTTTACAGCCACCCTTTATATTGACAGTAAAGACCTGTATTCTTTGCAATATATGATCATGAAGGTACTCAGAGAAGTGGACTTTATGAATCAAATGAATGAAATGCAAGGATTAGTTATGGCTAATTATATAGTTCCAGCCAATACAGCCAAAATGGCTACTGCCGTCGTCACTGTAGGTCCCATTATTTTTGTTTATCCATTTATACAAAAGTACTTTGTTAAGGGATTGGTAGTTGGAGCAGTTAAGGGCTAG
- a CDS encoding ABC transporter permease — MNVALSNNKADSVVIKKKKKTFLSEIKQNFYLYLLVFPGILYFFIFKYLPMVGIVVAFQDFNIMKGFFKSKFVGLKNFEYFFTSKDWLIVTWNTVYLNLLFLITGLFFSVLIAIVLSEISSKYFKKVTQSVVILPNFISWTLVSMFVFALLSTDVGFINSVLKALGFIQEGQEINYYSNTNLWVGILIVLKIWKGAGFGSVVYLAAIAGIDQEIYEAAKIDGASRMQCITKITLPQLRSTAVLLTLFGIGGIFHGDLGMIYAIVGDNPNLYDTTDVIDTYVFRMLRQMNDFSMTTAIGLYQSLVGFVIVYITNYFAKKYDSDSAIF, encoded by the coding sequence GTGAATGTAGCTTTGAGCAATAATAAAGCAGACAGCGTAGTAATTAAGAAGAAGAAAAAGACCTTCCTATCAGAGATCAAACAAAATTTTTATCTGTACTTATTGGTTTTTCCAGGTATTTTATATTTTTTCATCTTTAAGTACCTGCCGATGGTAGGGATCGTTGTTGCTTTTCAAGACTTTAATATTATGAAAGGATTTTTTAAAAGTAAATTTGTCGGTCTGAAAAATTTTGAGTATTTCTTCACTTCAAAGGATTGGCTGATTGTAACCTGGAACACGGTGTATTTAAATCTATTATTTCTTATCACCGGTTTGTTTTTTTCTGTCCTTATTGCCATTGTTTTATCTGAAATCAGCTCCAAGTATTTCAAGAAAGTGACACAATCTGTTGTCATTCTGCCTAACTTTATATCTTGGACCTTGGTTTCCATGTTTGTTTTTGCATTGCTATCTACGGATGTAGGATTTATTAATTCCGTTTTAAAAGCGCTTGGTTTTATACAAGAAGGGCAGGAAATCAATTATTATTCAAATACGAATTTATGGGTCGGAATACTTATTGTTTTAAAAATATGGAAAGGGGCAGGCTTCGGTTCCGTTGTATATTTGGCGGCTATAGCAGGTATTGACCAGGAAATCTATGAAGCTGCCAAAATTGATGGAGCCAGCCGTATGCAGTGTATAACAAAGATCACTCTGCCGCAGCTTAGATCAACAGCGGTGCTATTGACCTTATTTGGCATCGGCGGTATATTCCACGGGGATTTAGGGATGATTTATGCCATCGTAGGCGATAACCCCAATTTATATGACACTACCGATGTCATTGACACTTATGTATTCAGAATGCTTAGGCAAATGAATGACTTCAGCATGACTACTGCGATCGGACTTTATCAATCACTTGTAGGTTTTGTCATCGTCTATATAACGAATTATTTTGCCAAGAAATATGATTCGGATTCAGCCATTTTTTAA
- a CDS encoding helix-turn-helix domain-containing protein gives MKVDRVGGRLKSHYRRNSLLIKILSSYIVIVIVLLSVFSFVLFRAYSKKSIEQVSNTSKNFISQSYYIADLMLINVYYNFYQLFVNSLDSDLNYGLYVNKSDLFADQDVLKKLKQYVTSSPLIRSIYIYNSKADRVIFSISEHGEGIQTTTDFLDQDIIHILRSPKKIVSDAYFTRQVDYVLDNKNVSENFLTLVLTNTTNNGEIESSLVINLNQRILQQMVTSGRTGDLNQVLIMYKNGNVLSHDDTSMINKNLANESYTKQILESNDEKGSFITKINDKESLVSYVKATHLGLIFIGIGEYSKLLSSAYSMQNTLLILTIVFIFAGIIIAAFFTSSIYNPFRKLLHDIQLRVRNQKKNSVLDVYDYLKHTFNELADDVDKYRLDSSRLLNTKKKTLLEKLVEGNIDEKIYDKDYLMEYGVSFDHPFFLTLVLKMDSFEKVLSGSWSKDVRLVRFAILNIAIELFREKQCKVEGIDNGHDYVSIILNVNNGNDEIMSKLIDTTKEIQDKVNKYLKISVSAGIGDLVEGVKSISESFQNALSASNYRIIFGREAVIKYGDIAERNNNDLHEYPYEIEKRLIEAIKELNLRKIDTSLQEFFEMLALFSADIIQITLLQLAVLLTKTLSSITKTSIENGEYSIKVLVSKIQTCETLEEIQQYLYSLCSEVVEAKGNDSKENVKTMIVNKMKDYVGKHYDGANLSTDTVADYVELSRNYVRSIFKEITGISLSDYITQYRMTEAQRLLIETDYPVRRIAELVGYPENSKHFFTLFKKHFGSTPENYRISMQNNVSSKSG, from the coding sequence ATGAAAGTAGATCGTGTAGGGGGCAGGCTAAAATCCCACTATAGAAGAAATTCTTTATTAATAAAAATCTTATCATCCTATATAGTTATTGTTATCGTTCTATTATCCGTTTTTTCCTTCGTATTATTTCGTGCTTACAGCAAAAAAAGTATAGAGCAAGTAAGTAATACCTCTAAAAATTTTATATCTCAATCTTATTATATTGCGGATCTGATGCTCATAAATGTTTACTATAATTTTTATCAGTTATTTGTCAATAGTTTGGATAGTGATCTTAATTATGGTTTGTATGTTAATAAATCAGATTTATTCGCCGATCAGGATGTATTAAAAAAACTCAAGCAATATGTGACGTCAAGTCCGCTTATTCGCTCCATTTATATTTATAATTCAAAGGCTGACAGAGTAATTTTCAGTATTTCTGAGCATGGGGAAGGGATTCAGACTACAACTGATTTTTTGGATCAAGATATAATCCATATACTGAGAAGTCCGAAAAAAATCGTTTCAGATGCATATTTTACAAGACAAGTGGATTATGTATTAGATAATAAAAATGTAAGCGAAAATTTCTTGACCTTGGTTCTTACAAACACTACAAATAATGGTGAAATTGAATCATCATTGGTCATTAATCTTAATCAAAGAATACTACAGCAGATGGTTACCAGTGGAAGAACCGGAGATCTTAATCAGGTATTGATTATGTACAAAAACGGTAATGTATTATCTCATGATGACACTTCTATGATCAATAAAAATCTTGCCAATGAAAGCTATACAAAACAAATACTGGAATCTAATGATGAAAAAGGAAGTTTTATAACGAAGATTAACGATAAGGAATCCCTTGTCAGCTATGTGAAAGCAACGCATTTAGGCTTGATATTTATAGGCATTGGTGAATATAGCAAGCTTTTATCGTCAGCATATTCTATGCAAAATACATTATTGATTTTAACCATTGTTTTTATATTTGCGGGGATCATTATAGCAGCCTTTTTTACATCAAGTATATATAATCCCTTTAGAAAATTGCTTCATGATATACAACTAAGAGTTAGGAATCAGAAAAAAAATTCAGTTCTTGATGTATACGATTATTTGAAACATACTTTCAATGAGCTGGCTGACGATGTTGATAAATACAGACTGGATTCAAGTAGATTATTGAATACGAAGAAGAAGACATTATTGGAGAAATTAGTTGAGGGGAATATTGACGAAAAAATCTACGACAAAGATTATTTGATGGAATACGGGGTAAGTTTTGACCATCCATTCTTCTTGACCCTTGTACTTAAAATGGATTCTTTTGAAAAAGTTCTTTCAGGTTCATGGTCGAAAGATGTAAGATTAGTTAGATTTGCTATTCTTAACATAGCAATTGAACTCTTTCGTGAAAAACAATGTAAGGTAGAGGGAATTGATAACGGACATGATTATGTAAGCATTATTTTAAATGTGAACAATGGAAATGACGAGATTATGAGTAAATTAATCGATACTACAAAGGAAATACAAGATAAAGTAAACAAATATTTGAAGATTTCTGTATCTGCGGGAATTGGTGATCTTGTAGAAGGAGTTAAATCTATTAGTGAATCCTTCCAGAATGCGCTGTCAGCTTCGAATTACCGAATTATATTCGGTAGAGAAGCAGTAATAAAATATGGTGATATAGCTGAACGAAATAATAATGATCTTCATGAATATCCGTATGAAATTGAGAAGAGATTGATCGAAGCCATAAAGGAACTCAATTTGAGAAAAATAGACACAAGCCTTCAAGAGTTTTTTGAAATGCTTGCATTATTTAGTGCCGATATCATACAAATAACCCTGTTGCAGCTGGCAGTGCTACTTACAAAGACACTAAGCAGTATAACCAAGACTAGTATTGAGAATGGAGAATACAGCATAAAGGTGCTGGTTTCCAAGATACAAACTTGCGAAACCTTGGAGGAAATACAACAGTATCTCTATTCACTCTGTTCCGAAGTTGTAGAGGCAAAAGGGAATGATTCTAAAGAAAATGTCAAAACAATGATTGTAAATAAAATGAAAGATTATGTTGGAAAGCATTATGACGGTGCCAATTTATCAACGGATACCGTTGCAGATTATGTAGAACTGTCTCGTAATTATGTCAGGTCTATTTTCAAAGAGATAACGGGTATATCATTGTCAGATTATATTACACAATACAGGATGACAGAAGCACAGAGACTTCTAATTGAAACGGATTATCCTGTCAGAAGGATTGCTGAATTGGTTGGGTATCCAGAGAATAGTAAACACTTCTTTACATTATTTAAAAAACATTTTGGCAGTACTCCGGAGAATTATAGAATTAGTATGCAAAATAATGTGAGTTCAAAAAGTGGGTGA
- a CDS encoding glycoside hydrolase family 28 protein: MSFLKIWEAPVGAVGRDDFEVSVRIPGESWQPLFVYEAKVDMHNVRQASMAYFDMEGTVEVRVECRKGPVHQAVIRPLSKQIPFEVEGEAVTFRLNEPCKLSIEVNGDRFGNLHLFANAPEENPPEPDASNVLFLKPAIHRMADIHRLAGSPKEPGGAAPEVIYFGPGMHYLEETIFRIPSGKTVYIAGGAIVVGSLVCDHVQDVTIRGRGILYLSDFHRFSAFRGVRIIYSHHITVEGIVLLDPPHYSIYIGKSEHIRIRNFKSFSMRGWCDGIDMMASSHIEIEDVFLRTSDDCIAVYGSRWDYKGDSRCVSVKDSVLWADVAHAMNIGGHGDYRRGGDLIEDIEFSNIDILEHHEPQPGYWGAMNINVGDNNTVRNVTYDNIRVEDFELGQLVDIRVVWNEKYNPVAGKRIENIHFRNVTYNGKNENKNRIYGFNQERAVEGVTFTNLRINGEWILDAEQGHFDINEHAQGIQFRKES; the protein is encoded by the coding sequence ATGAGCTTTTTAAAGATTTGGGAGGCACCCGTAGGGGCGGTAGGCCGGGATGATTTTGAGGTTAGCGTCCGCATTCCAGGGGAGAGCTGGCAGCCACTCTTCGTATATGAAGCGAAGGTGGACATGCACAATGTCAGACAGGCCTCCATGGCCTATTTTGACATGGAAGGAACGGTGGAGGTACGGGTCGAGTGCCGGAAGGGACCTGTTCATCAAGCCGTTATCCGGCCACTCTCGAAGCAAATTCCATTCGAGGTGGAAGGAGAGGCTGTTACCTTCCGTTTGAATGAACCTTGTAAGCTGTCCATAGAAGTGAACGGGGACCGGTTTGGCAATCTTCATCTTTTCGCGAATGCTCCGGAGGAGAATCCGCCGGAACCGGACGCCTCGAACGTGCTGTTCCTGAAGCCTGCCATCCATCGGATGGCGGATATTCATCGGCTGGCGGGCAGCCCGAAGGAGCCCGGGGGAGCGGCGCCGGAAGTGATCTATTTCGGGCCGGGGATGCATTATCTGGAGGAGACGATCTTCCGCATTCCGTCCGGAAAAACGGTCTACATCGCCGGTGGCGCCATTGTTGTCGGGTCTCTGGTTTGTGATCATGTGCAGGATGTCACGATCCGTGGAAGAGGGATACTGTATTTGTCCGACTTCCACCGGTTTTCCGCTTTCCGGGGCGTCCGTATTATTTATTCGCACCATATTACGGTGGAAGGAATCGTACTGCTGGACCCGCCGCATTACAGCATTTATATCGGCAAGTCCGAGCATATCCGGATCCGCAACTTCAAATCCTTCAGCATGCGGGGATGGTGCGACGGCATCGACATGATGGCCAGCTCGCATATTGAGATCGAGGATGTGTTCCTGCGGACGTCCGACGATTGTATTGCCGTATACGGAAGCCGTTGGGATTATAAAGGGGATTCACGCTGCGTAAGTGTCAAAGACTCCGTCCTTTGGGCTGACGTAGCTCATGCGATGAATATCGGCGGACATGGGGACTACCGTCGGGGAGGCGACTTGATCGAGGATATCGAGTTCAGCAATATCGATATTTTGGAGCATCATGAGCCCCAGCCCGGTTATTGGGGGGCCATGAATATTAATGTCGGTGATAATAACACGGTGCGGAACGTCACCTATGACAACATCCGTGTGGAGGATTTTGAACTGGGCCAGCTGGTGGACATCCGTGTGGTGTGGAACGAGAAATATAACCCTGTCGCCGGTAAGCGTATTGAGAACATTCATTTCCGGAATGTGACCTATAATGGGAAAAATGAAAACAAAAACCGCATATACGGGTTTAACCAGGAACGGGCCGTGGAGGGAGTTACTTTCACGAATCTGCGGATAAACGGCGAGTGGATTCTGGATGCGGAGCAAGGACATTTTGACATCAACGAACACGCCCAAGGCATTCAGTTTCGTAAAGAATCCTGA